Proteins from one Telopea speciosissima isolate NSW1024214 ecotype Mountain lineage chromosome 1, Tspe_v1, whole genome shotgun sequence genomic window:
- the LOC122639359 gene encoding uncharacterized protein LOC122639359 isoform X1: protein MVQKLKFDTHPSRYLMIATSGGVNQQRTGGAKTVGKVQNRAVGSKHTQNSRIDLLAKHKMNAIKALQSYFPGKCAFIHMRKLPTKKSSLLSFCKSNDSGSESSPPEGDLKKQELLAKIAMLQTQKVRLTDYLDERSAYLTQFAEDANAEFDEIGENALKELDEAGARIMENLESRAQAFEESTEFNKQEIEKNDRELVEFEGQIEEGRNEGLFFKNLGERAPGEQAKAKEEIEKIKEVNKESAGSKVRRNIYLALIGLLSIGIANALISSSPDWRKVAILGVILVALLSQFIYERTIQK from the exons ATGGTTCAGAAACTGAAGTTTGACACCCACCCCAGTCGTTATTTGATGATTGCAACCAGTGGAGGCGTAAATCAACAAAGGACTGGA GGAGCGAAAACAGTTGGTAAGGTTCAAAACAGAGCTGTGGGTTCTAAACATACCCAGAACAGTCGCATTGATCTCCTTGCAAAACACAAAATGAATGCTATCAAGGCCCTTCAGAGCTACTTTCCCGGCAAATGTGCCTTTATCCACATGAGAAAACTGCCAACCAAGAAAAGCTCCCTTCTCTCATTCTGCAAGTCCAATGACTCTGGTTCTGAATCTTCGCCACCTGAAGGAGATCTAAAAAAACAGGAATTGTTGGCCAAAATTGCTATGCTTCAAACCCAGAAGGTCCGACTCACTGACTATTTAGATGAGCGGTCTGCTTATCTAACCCAATTTGCCGAAGATGCTAATGCTGAATTTGATGAGATTGGAGAAAATGCGCTCAAGGAACTTGATGAAGCAGGGGCCAGG ATAATGGAAAATCTAGAGAGCCGGGCGCAGGCATTTGAGGAAAGCACAGAGTTTAATAAACAGGAGATTGAGAAAAATGACAGGGAGTTAGTGGAGTTCGAAGGTCAAATAGAGGAGGGTCGCAATGAAGGCCTCTTCTTCAAGAACCTGGGGGAGAGGGCTCCTGGAGAGCAAGCTAAAGCTAAAGAGGAAATTGAGAAGATTAAAGAAGTTAATAAAGAGAGTGCCGGATCAAAAGTTAGGAGGAACATTTACCTTGCTTTAATCGGCTTGCTTAGCATTGGGATTGCTAATGCCTTGATCTCTTCTTCACCTGATTGGCGAAAAGTTGCTATTTTGGGGGTTATTCTAGTGGCATTGTTGTCTCAATTCATATATGAGCGGACAATTCAAAAATAG
- the LOC122639354 gene encoding protein FAR1-RELATED SEQUENCE 6-like, protein MEIVSLNSEPLSEDESNEPGIKRDCATPDSGGQKGGTLGNKEFVPPFVGMEFDSYDDVYNFYNCYAKELGFGIRVKSSWFREKNKDKYAAVLCCSREGFKKKRETYNLRPETRTGCPAMLRVKLMDSEKWKVMEVSLEHNHLITPASVQFYKSHKSTGTGTKRKSRSDSEAEIQVNKLLQTFTLDVWNHENVSFDERDALRFLDQDVKLKIREGDAKSILNFFCRMQLMSPNFFYLMDLNNEGNVRNVFWADSRSRSAYHYFSDVVAVDTTYLANRYEIPLVAFVGVNHHGQFILLGCGLLAGETVESYYWLLKAWVTCMLGRTPSVIVTDHCRAIQRAIDVIFPRTHHHISFWHIMQKVPEKLKELCEYESIRSAFNRAVYDSLRVNEFETAWGDTIQRYVIGNHEWIQMLHEDRQRWAPAYSKDVFLAGMSTTQRNESMHAFFDGLVNRQTSLKEFLDKYDLAMQKKLQKEARADFESIHFNPVLKTKCCFESQLSKVYTSEIFKKFQVEVEEMFSCFNTTQVHVDGPVTVYIVKERVDGEGGRREIRDYEVLYSAAEVEVRCICNLFNFKGYLCRHALTVLNYNGVVEIPSQYILPRWRKDLKHMHVPDYGSNSIDANSSLQWCEHLYKRAMQVLDEGLRSKEHCRVALQSLEELLDRIRQL, encoded by the coding sequence ATGGAGATTGTTTCTCTTAATAGTGAGCCATTGTCTGAGGATGAGAGCAATGAGCCTGGGATAAAAAGAGATTGTGCAACACCAGATTCTGGTGGTCAAAAAGGTGGAACACTAGGGAATAAGGAGTTTGTGCCACCTTTTGTGGGAATGGAGTTTGATTCCTATGATGATGTTTACAATTTCTACAATTGCTATGCTAAGGAACTGGGATTTGGCATCAGAGTAAAGAGTTCATGGTTTAGAGAAAAGAATAAAGATAAGTATGCTGCAGTACTTTGTTGTAGTAGAGAAGGTTTTAAAAAGAAGCGAGAAACATACAACTTAAGGCCTGAAACAAGAACTGGCTGCCcagcaatgttgagggttaaATTAATGGACTCTGAAAAGTGGAAAGTGATGGAAGTTAGTCTTGAGCACAACCATTTAATCACTCCTGCCAGTGTGCAATTCTATAAATCACATAAGAGTACAGGTACTGGAACTAAAAGAAAATCGCGTTCAGATAGTGAGGCTGAAATACAAGTAAATAAGTTGTTGCAAACATTCACCCTAGACGTGTGGAATCATGAAAACGTAAGTTTTGATGAAAGAGATGCCTTGCGATTCTTGGATCAGGATGTGAAACTGAAGATTAGGGAAGGAGATGCAAAAAGcattttgaatttcttttgtCGCATGCAATTGATGAGTCcaaactttttttatttgatggaTCTCAACAATGAAGGAAATGTGAGGAATGTTTTCTGGGCTGATTCTAGGTCTCGATCTGCCTATCATTACTTTAGTGATGTTgttgcagttgacaccacctatTTGGCAAATAGATATGAGATACCATTAGTGGCATTTGTTGGGGTAAATCACCATGGACAATTTATTTTATTAGGTTGTGGTTTGCTTGCAGGTGAGACAGTAGAGTCATATTATTGGTTGTTGAAGGCATGGGTTACCTGCATGCTAGGGCGCACACCATCTGTTATAGTCACGGACCATTGTAGGGCCATACAAAGAGCAATTGATGTGATATTCCCAAGAACCCATCATCATATTTCTTTCTGGCACATTATGCAAAAAGTTCCAGAGAAACTGAAAGAATTGTGTGAATATGAATCAATTAGAAGTGCATTTAACAGAGCAGTTTACGATTCTTTGAGAGTAAATGAATTTGAAACAGCTTGGGGGGATACAATCCAGAGATATGTGATTGGGAATCATGAATGGATTCAGATGTTGCATGAAGATCGCCAAAGATGGGCTCCAGCCTATTCAAAAGATGTGTTTCTTGCCGGTATGTCCACTACCCAACGAAACGAGAGCATGCATGCATTTTTTGATGGACTTGTGAATAGACAGACTTCTTTGAAAGAGTTCCTCGACAAGTATGACTTAGCTATGCAGAAGAAGCTTCAGAAAGAAGCCAGAGCAGATTTTGAGTCAATACATTTCAATCCTGTCTTAAAGACAAAATGTTGTTTTGAATCACAGCTCTCAAAAGTGTATACAAGTGAAATTTTTAAGAAGTTCCAGGTTGAAGTTGAGGAGATGTTCTCGTGTTTTAATACAACACAAGTTCATGTTGATGGTCCAGTTACAGTGTACATTGTTAAAGAACGTGTTGATGGTGAGGGAGGTAGGAGGGAGATTAGGGATTATGAAGTTTTATATAGTGCAGCTGAAGTAGAAGTTCGTTGCATTTGCAACTTGTTCAACTTTAAAGGTTATCTTTGTAGACATGCTCTCACTGTCCTTAACTATAATGGTGTAGTGGAGATTCCTTCTCAGTATATTCTTCCGCGATGGAGAAAGGATTTGAAGCACATGCATGTTCCAGATTATGGGTCCAACAGTATTGATGCCAATAGCTCATTGCAATGGTGTGAGCATTTGTATAAACGTGCCATGCAAGTTCTGGATGAAGGGTTGAGATCTAAAGAACATTGCAGAGTTGCTCTGCAATCTTTAGAGGAGTTGTTGGACAGGATTCGTCAATTATAG
- the LOC122639359 gene encoding uncharacterized protein LOC122639359 isoform X2, with the protein MDSLKFDTHPSRYLMIATSGGVNQQRTGGAKTVGKVQNRAVGSKHTQNSRIDLLAKHKMNAIKALQSYFPGKCAFIHMRKLPTKKSSLLSFCKSNDSGSESSPPEGDLKKQELLAKIAMLQTQKVRLTDYLDERSAYLTQFAEDANAEFDEIGENALKELDEAGARIMENLESRAQAFEESTEFNKQEIEKNDRELVEFEGQIEEGRNEGLFFKNLGERAPGEQAKAKEEIEKIKEVNKESAGSKVRRNIYLALIGLLSIGIANALISSSPDWRKVAILGVILVALLSQFIYERTIQK; encoded by the exons ATGGACTCA CTGAAGTTTGACACCCACCCCAGTCGTTATTTGATGATTGCAACCAGTGGAGGCGTAAATCAACAAAGGACTGGA GGAGCGAAAACAGTTGGTAAGGTTCAAAACAGAGCTGTGGGTTCTAAACATACCCAGAACAGTCGCATTGATCTCCTTGCAAAACACAAAATGAATGCTATCAAGGCCCTTCAGAGCTACTTTCCCGGCAAATGTGCCTTTATCCACATGAGAAAACTGCCAACCAAGAAAAGCTCCCTTCTCTCATTCTGCAAGTCCAATGACTCTGGTTCTGAATCTTCGCCACCTGAAGGAGATCTAAAAAAACAGGAATTGTTGGCCAAAATTGCTATGCTTCAAACCCAGAAGGTCCGACTCACTGACTATTTAGATGAGCGGTCTGCTTATCTAACCCAATTTGCCGAAGATGCTAATGCTGAATTTGATGAGATTGGAGAAAATGCGCTCAAGGAACTTGATGAAGCAGGGGCCAGG ATAATGGAAAATCTAGAGAGCCGGGCGCAGGCATTTGAGGAAAGCACAGAGTTTAATAAACAGGAGATTGAGAAAAATGACAGGGAGTTAGTGGAGTTCGAAGGTCAAATAGAGGAGGGTCGCAATGAAGGCCTCTTCTTCAAGAACCTGGGGGAGAGGGCTCCTGGAGAGCAAGCTAAAGCTAAAGAGGAAATTGAGAAGATTAAAGAAGTTAATAAAGAGAGTGCCGGATCAAAAGTTAGGAGGAACATTTACCTTGCTTTAATCGGCTTGCTTAGCATTGGGATTGCTAATGCCTTGATCTCTTCTTCACCTGATTGGCGAAAAGTTGCTATTTTGGGGGTTATTCTAGTGGCATTGTTGTCTCAATTCATATATGAGCGGACAATTCAAAAATAG